A window of the Helianthus annuus cultivar XRQ/B chromosome 4, HanXRQr2.0-SUNRISE, whole genome shotgun sequence genome harbors these coding sequences:
- the LOC110912681 gene encoding uncharacterized protein LOC110912681 isoform X2 — MAEIKEKTREEILNEKTYKEWNVIHNRMDDMQEEYESAVSNRRWDKKRECYYNKEGEPVVPKKDIIFDDVLLVVPLRAEYYRRVMKDDAYVKQYEKDIRYAMLSCLRKRDEERMKKNVEEMVDNLKKVAEEVETETVKVEVVKEAVTEEQQFEEEVKKEEKNENLDAGNDGEEVSIEEKQDDADQMQTKAAEDTEVPITEVLKNTEDCEIESWNSLAHEEEAKAAGPCVG; from the exons ATGGCTGAAAttaaagagaaaactcgagaagagattttgaaCGAGAAGACTTACAAAGAATGGAACGTGAtccacaacagaatggatgacatgcaggaagaatatgagagtgctgtcagcaacagaagatgggataaaaagagagaatgttactacaacaAAGAAGGTgaaccggttgttccaaagaaagacataatctttgatgatgttcttcttgttGTCCCGTTGAGAGCCGAATACTACAGAAGGGTGATGAAAGATGATGCATATGTTAAACAGTATGAAAAAGATATCAGATATGCTATGCTGTCATgtttgagaaaaagggatgaggaaagaatgaagaaaaatgttgaagagatggtggataatttgaagaaggttgctgaagaggTTGAAACAGAAACTGTTAAAGTTGAAGTTGtgaaagaagctgttactgaagaacagcagtTTGAAGAAGaggtgaagaaagaagaaaagaatgagaatttGGATGCTGGTAATGATGGTGAGGAAGTCAGTATTGAAGAGAAGCAAGATGATGCTGATCAGATGCAGACAAAAGCAGCTGAAgacaccgaagtgccaatcactgag gtgctcaagaatactGAAGATTGTGAGATTGAAAGTTGGAACAGTCTGGCACATGAAGAGGAAGCAAAGGCTGCTGGACCTTGTGTTGGTTGA
- the LOC110912684 gene encoding AT-rich interactive domain-containing protein 1, with protein sequence MKKQKQVKKTDWFNDMLNDDKKYAIPVGPRFQAEVPEWKGPPQRKYPHKSVDPSKWLGTVIWSNKDTTTRETEKDLIGKGRPSRCDCHNPGSILCVKRHITEKTACLQKELGPAFQIWKFDEMGEVVAKRWKQSEQQKFMRIVKTDMISGGNNLIRLALESFPAKSYNMIVNYYFNVYVPRNISIKMRSGCKSVDTDDEEEEEKTTPCSKGSRKKARVDGGGPTCRKSKVGYLTGRR encoded by the coding sequence ATGAAGAAACAAAAGCAGGTTAAGAAGACAGACTGGTTCAATGACATGCTTAATGACGATAAAAAATACGCAATCCCTGTCGGACCGCGGTTTCAGGCTGAAGTGCCAGAGTGGAAAGGGCCACCTCAACGAAAATACCCTCACAAATCTGTCGACCCGTCAAAATGGTTAGGCACTGTAATTTGGTCAAACAAAGATACGACAACCAGAGAAACCGAAAAGGATTTAATTGGTAAAGGGAGACCTTCCCGTTGTGATTGTCACAACCCGGGGTCTATACTGTGCGTTAAGCGCCACATCACTGAGAAAACAGCCTGTCTTCAGAAAGAACTGGGGCCCGCTTTTCAAATTTGGAAGTTTGATGAGATGGGAGAAGTTGTCGCAAAGCGATGGAAACAGTCCGAGCAGCAGAAGTTTATGCGCATTGTCAAAACGGATATGATTTCAGGAGGTAACAACTTGATAAGACTTGCATTGGAATCTTTTCCAGCAAAGTCATATAATATGATAGTCAACTATTACTTCAATGTATACGTTCCTAGAAATATAAGCATCAAAATGAGGTCAGGCTGTAAATCCGTAGACACAgacgatgaagaagaagaagagaaaacgACTCCTTGTTCCAAAGGGTCACGAAAGAAGGCTCGTGTTGATGGTGGCGGGCCCACTTGTAGAAAATCGAAGGTCGGTTACTTAACTGGACGAAGATAA